The following proteins are encoded in a genomic region of Geminicoccaceae bacterium SCSIO 64248:
- a CDS encoding ParA family protein, with amino-acid sequence MPVISVANPKGGAGKSTTTLVIATTLATQGASVTVLDCDPNRPIEGWRRGVSNNPVEVKGDVQESTITSQLDDYRKRRQFVFVDLEGTASRLTSRALARSQLVLIPIQASPNDAEQAVKAIRLIQEEEETLERKIPYRIIFTRTSSAIPTRLEKAIVEDLNEGGIPRFTTHLNERAAYKAMFYHKLDLNELDPDEVNGLARARDNAEQIASELIAHLTTKESDVA; translated from the coding sequence ATGCCTGTCATCTCCGTGGCGAACCCGAAGGGTGGTGCCGGAAAATCAACCACTACCCTGGTCATAGCCACGACGCTTGCTACTCAAGGCGCAAGCGTCACCGTCCTGGATTGCGACCCCAATCGTCCCATCGAGGGATGGCGTCGCGGAGTGTCCAACAATCCGGTCGAGGTCAAAGGCGATGTGCAGGAGAGCACGATAACATCTCAGCTGGATGACTACCGAAAGCGCCGACAATTTGTCTTTGTGGATCTCGAAGGTACTGCCAGCCGATTGACATCGCGAGCCCTAGCTCGGTCGCAACTCGTTCTGATTCCGATTCAGGCCAGCCCAAACGACGCCGAGCAAGCCGTCAAAGCGATCCGGCTTATCCAAGAAGAGGAAGAGACGTTAGAGAGAAAAATTCCATATCGAATAATATTTACCAGGACATCATCAGCTATACCAACTCGTCTTGAGAAAGCGATCGTCGAGGATCTGAATGAAGGTGGCATTCCCCGATTCACAACGCATTTGAATGAGCGTGCCGCATATAAAGCAATGTTCTATCACAAACTTGATCTCAATGAACTTGATCCTGACGAAGTGAATGGTCTTGCAAGGGCGCGCGACAATGCTGAGCAAATTGCCAGCGAACTGATCGCACATCTGACCACCAAGGAGAGTGACGTGGCATGA
- a CDS encoding SOS response-associated peptidase family protein has product MCNAYTLRHNQYELFDLASRMQIPVRALEPFEPRWRIGIKQRGLILKPDTSGELDWSWARWSLVPTGPDVKYPLNNARTDKLGSWPWKPFQSRRCLVPASGFWEPEKKAREKGNVPWSYYALRSEEPFLMAGLWSDVPDSKTGAALESYTVLIGDANEAMRVHDRMPVMLRGRAARTWIEPGPLPFKVLVPYPATEMIAWRVIDDAKNSRITPTPAMASPVEETSETTLF; this is encoded by the coding sequence GTGTGCAACGCGTACACCCTGCGCCACAACCAGTATGAGCTGTTCGATCTCGCCAGCCGGATGCAGATTCCCGTGCGGGCGCTCGAGCCGTTCGAGCCACGCTGGCGGATCGGCATCAAGCAGCGTGGCCTGATCCTGAAGCCCGACACCTCCGGCGAGCTCGACTGGTCCTGGGCGCGCTGGTCGCTCGTACCGACCGGCCCGGACGTCAAATACCCGCTCAATAATGCGCGGACCGACAAGCTCGGCTCTTGGCCGTGGAAGCCGTTCCAGAGCCGGCGCTGCCTCGTGCCGGCGTCAGGCTTTTGGGAGCCGGAGAAGAAGGCGCGTGAGAAAGGCAACGTGCCTTGGTCGTACTACGCGCTGAGATCGGAAGAGCCGTTCTTAATGGCCGGGCTGTGGTCAGATGTCCCGGACTCGAAGACAGGCGCAGCGCTCGAGAGCTACACAGTGCTGATCGGTGACGCCAATGAGGCAATGCGCGTGCATGACCGTATGCCCGTGATGCTGCGCGGCCGTGCCGCCCGGACCTGGATCGAACCCGGTCCCCTGCCCTTCAAGGTCTTGGTTCCCTACCCTGCCACAGAGATGATCGCTTGGCGCGTGATCGACGATGCCAAGAACAGCCGGATCACGCCGACACCAGCCATGGCGTCTCCCGTTGAGGAGACGAGCGAGACCACCCTGTTCTAG
- a CDS encoding LysR substrate-binding domain-containing protein, which translates to MLTSHLLAARNYARATEINQMNCVDVAFNKTEEGSNMMPLQNDLLATFVAIAESGSFAAAAERVRRSPSAVSMQIKRLESEIGRALFVRRPNAAVLTPAGERLVPHAHRLLRMHEEMWADVASGTIADVVILGSPDDYADTLLPPILTGFAAVFPEVEVQLVCESSTRLYELTDSNAVDLALVTRHPTRPELPVVRQERQVWVSEHQFDWIGRDTLPLAMFQPGCLTRQVATAALDRAGRRHHVAYSSASLAGLLTAVRSGRAITALPECSVPQYLRVLEHHDGLPRLPPLELAVAQASATARPAVRALTEQIVGSLSEPAEADNLIQLYEKQSLSA; encoded by the coding sequence TTGCTCACCTCGCACCTCCTTGCTGCACGGAACTATGCCCGTGCAACCGAAATCAACCAAATGAATTGTGTTGATGTTGCGTTCAACAAAACTGAAGAGGGCTCAAATATGATGCCTCTGCAGAACGATCTCCTAGCGACGTTTGTCGCGATCGCCGAAAGTGGTAGTTTTGCGGCGGCGGCCGAGAGGGTGCGTCGGAGCCCGTCGGCAGTTAGCATGCAGATCAAGCGACTGGAAAGCGAGATCGGGCGGGCGTTGTTCGTGCGGCGTCCTAATGCGGCGGTCTTGACGCCGGCGGGTGAAAGGCTGGTTCCGCATGCGCATCGCTTGCTCCGCATGCATGAGGAAATGTGGGCAGATGTTGCGAGCGGGACGATTGCCGATGTGGTGATTCTGGGTAGTCCGGACGATTATGCCGATACGCTGCTTCCGCCAATTCTTACAGGTTTTGCGGCGGTCTTCCCTGAGGTCGAGGTTCAGTTGGTGTGCGAATCCAGCACACGGTTGTACGAGTTGACCGACAGTAACGCGGTTGATCTTGCTTTGGTGACACGGCACCCGACCCGGCCTGAGCTTCCGGTTGTCCGTCAGGAGCGCCAGGTCTGGGTGAGTGAACACCAGTTTGATTGGATCGGGCGGGACACGCTCCCATTGGCAATGTTCCAGCCGGGATGTCTCACACGCCAGGTCGCGACGGCCGCGCTCGACAGGGCCGGCAGGCGCCACCACGTCGCCTACAGCAGTGCAAGTTTAGCAGGATTGCTGACGGCGGTTCGATCGGGACGGGCGATCACGGCGCTGCCGGAATGCAGCGTGCCGCAATATCTTAGGGTTTTGGAGCACCATGACGGCCTTCCGAGATTGCCGCCCTTGGAGTTGGCGGTGGCGCAAGCGTCGGCTACGGCGCGGCCTGCCGTTCGCGCTCTGACAGAGCAGATTGTAGGGAGCCTGAGCGAGCCTGCCGAGGCCGACAATCTCATCCAGCTTTACGAGAAACAGAGCTTGTCAGCTTAG
- a CDS encoding zincin-like metallopeptidase domain-containing protein, which produces MAKRNKHGPASARRDVHAEITQTIVAQLEQGAAPWRQPWQAGHPAGSITRPLRHNLVPYKGINVLILWLQAVLKGYSAPIWMTFNQAKTLGGQVRKGETSALVVKAGSFDKAERDEATGEAITVTRTYYKGYHVFCVEQIDGLPDSFYAPARHLTNHERIEPTERFFAHTGAQIDEGGEVACYIPALDMIRMPPLGSFDDAESYYSTLAHEHIHWTRDDKRLQRNYSSKYWNGKYAAAEELVAELGACFLAADLGLSPDPRDGHASYLSGWLDLMRGDSRVIFKAATLAEQAVDYLHGLQPQTRVLDEAA; this is translated from the coding sequence ATGGCCAAGCGGAACAAGCACGGGCCCGCCAGTGCGCGCCGTGACGTCCACGCCGAGATCACCCAGACGATCGTGGCCCAGCTCGAGCAGGGCGCCGCACCCTGGCGCCAGCCCTGGCAGGCCGGTCATCCGGCCGGGTCGATCACCCGGCCCCTGCGGCACAATCTCGTCCCATACAAAGGGATAAATGTTCTCATTCTTTGGCTTCAGGCCGTGCTCAAAGGCTACAGCGCCCCGATCTGGATGACATTCAATCAGGCGAAAACGTTAGGTGGCCAGGTGCGCAAAGGCGAGACAAGCGCCTTGGTCGTGAAGGCCGGCAGCTTCGACAAAGCCGAGCGTGACGAGGCGACGGGCGAGGCGATCACCGTCACTCGCACGTATTACAAAGGCTATCATGTGTTTTGCGTTGAGCAGATCGACGGCCTGCCGGACTCCTTCTACGCGCCCGCGCGACATCTGACCAATCATGAGCGGATCGAGCCGACCGAACGGTTTTTCGCGCATACCGGTGCCCAGATCGACGAAGGCGGCGAGGTGGCCTGCTACATCCCGGCGCTCGACATGATCCGCATGCCACCGCTCGGCAGTTTCGATGATGCGGAGTCCTACTATTCAACGCTAGCCCATGAGCATATTCACTGGACGAGAGACGACAAACGGCTGCAACGTAACTATAGTTCAAAATATTGGAATGGAAAATACGCCGCCGCGGAGGAATTGGTTGCGGAACTTGGTGCATGCTTTCTTGCCGCCGACCTTGGCCTGTCACCCGATCCGCGTGATGGACATGCTTCGTATCTGAGCGGCTGGCTTGATTTGATGCGCGGCGACAGCCGTGTCATTTTCAAAGCCGCGACCCTGGCGGAGCAGGCGGTGGACTATCTCCACGGCTTGCAGCCGCAGACCCGCGTCCTGGACGAAGCCGCCTGA
- a CDS encoding thermonuclease family protein, with protein sequence MTTVVRRFLLPLAVALSAAIGAGALSELPRTLITVLPGELFAETIEGTATASDGDSLRIGNNRVRILGIDAPELAQSCGESDEPTACGRAARDHLARLIDGRVVSCIVEDRDRYDRLVAQCAADGRDLGDAMVEAGMAVDYERYSHGFYAEAEARARAAGVGIWSDVFVDPEDWRARQRQRGRWKRSVARSAAINRTTGGE encoded by the coding sequence ATGACTACAGTCGTCCGGCGCTTTCTTCTGCCGCTTGCCGTGGCGTTGTCCGCTGCAATCGGTGCCGGCGCGTTGAGCGAGCTGCCGCGCACGCTCATCACCGTCCTGCCCGGCGAGCTCTTTGCCGAAACGATCGAAGGCACCGCCACGGCGAGCGATGGCGACAGCCTGCGTATCGGCAATAACCGCGTGCGGATTCTCGGCATCGATGCGCCGGAGCTTGCGCAGTCCTGTGGCGAGAGCGACGAACCAACCGCGTGCGGCCGGGCAGCACGCGATCATCTTGCCCGTCTGATCGATGGCCGAGTGGTCTCATGCATCGTCGAGGATCGCGACCGCTACGATCGCCTGGTGGCGCAATGCGCCGCTGACGGACGCGATCTCGGCGACGCCATGGTCGAGGCCGGCATGGCCGTCGACTATGAGCGGTACTCGCACGGCTTCTACGCTGAAGCCGAAGCCCGAGCCCGCGCGGCCGGTGTCGGGATCTGGAGCGACGTGTTCGTCGACCCGGAGGACTGGCGTGCGCGCCAGCGCCAAAGGGGTCGATGGAAGCGGTCGGTAGCCCGGTCTGCTGCGATCAATCGAACGACCGGAGGTGAGTGA
- a CDS encoding helicase-related protein, translating to MSSSQLTLALFETTAVDLGPASVPAPQPDAAPHAPHGAIPPAQPPAGNYRLVGERALARDWKGRAADNLSAIRLAHRIEAEARPATDEERARLIRFIGFGASALANGVFRRAGSGFREGWDGLGGELEQLVSEAELAGLARATQYAHFTPEFMVRAIWRALERMGVTGGRILEPGCGSGLFLALAPEAIAAKAAFTGIEADPVTARIARLLYPQASIRVEDFIKADLAETYDLALGNPPFSDRIVRGDTPSSRLGLSLHDFFIARAVERLAPGGLAAFVTSRFTMDKASGRARAHIAGMADLLGAVRLPEGAMRAAAGTDVVVDIMVLCKRREDEAATGPAWQDLVEVAPAENGEGALLANRYYHDHPEMVLGTHAWTSGPHGPAYTCRPRDAAGLEDALDTALARLPRGVAAAPQDVRTLPAEATRLAVGRAADGAVLKEGSYLIGADDALMQITGGRAVAVAVKNGLGTVGMFAKHARIVRRLIPIRDALRAVLRAQEAGESWGADQGRLRMAYAGFVERFGPINRTMVSTTRDPRSGEERESLRRPNLQPFLDDPDCWLVSAIEDYDAETGTATRGPIFEERVLAPPAEPVITSAADALAVALHETGGVDLARIAELLGRSEAEALALLGGSVFRDPESGRFETADAYLSGAVRAKLALAEQAALDDAGFERNVQALCHVQPVDLRPSEITARLGAPWLPAEVIEAFAAEVIGVTTRVRHTVEIAAWSFEIGAFSGQASATSEWGTDRRHAGQLLDDALHGAIPQIWDTWRDEQGEHRVLNAEATEAAKEKLAKLKSGFEDWIWTDPDRTERLARIYNDRFNNLVPRHFDGGHLQLPGASSAIRLHAHQKRVIWRMIASGATYVAHSVGAGKTFSLTAAIMEQKRLGLIGKAMLVVPGHCLAQASRDFLRLYPNARILVADESTFVARKRQRFLARAATASWDCIIITHSAFKFIPTPTAFEDRLIRAELQAYEELLEAAPRDDRLTRKRLERLKEGLKAKLEALTGRKDDMVTIAELGVDQLIVDEAQEFRKLSFATNMTSLKGVDPDGSQRAWDLFVKARFVMEKQPRRALILASGTPVTNTMGELFTAQRFLAPDLLAERGVHAFDAWASTFGDTRTELELQPSGRYKPVTRFSAFINVPELIAMFRSVADVVLKDDLKGALRVPAIEGGQRQITTVPASPAFKAYQTKLDARIKAIEARQGKVEKGDDILLAVITDGRHAALDMRLVDLSAKDDPDAKLAALIGKVEDVWRTTAERVYHRPDGRAYPLKGAGQLIFSDLGTPSVEASRGFSAYRWIKSALVRRGVPAAQVAFMQDFKTSSAKQGLFAAFNAGQVRILIGSTQTMGTGVNVQTRLAALHHLDVPWLPSDIEQREGRIERQGNQNEEIAIHAYATLGSMDAPMWQNNERKARFIAMALAGDRSVRRLDDAGDQANQFALAKAIASGDPRLMRKAGLESEIARLHRLREAHWDDQHAVRGRIRAAEATIAAAPARLAAIEADLAQRIDTQGDRFAMTIEERRFSERRKAGQALLLTLERARRSRRDASWSLGAIGGFTLGAHGHRAPHAANRYQLDLVLGRSGGPQPIAVDPEITPLGLIARLEHVLGQIETERLTVARHRDEASVRLADYQGRQGQTFPHDAELEHTQAELAALEAELAADTGAPQAEAA from the coding sequence ATGAGCAGCAGCCAACTGACCCTCGCCCTGTTCGAGACGACGGCGGTCGACCTCGGTCCGGCTTCCGTGCCCGCGCCGCAGCCGGATGCCGCCCCACATGCGCCTCATGGTGCCATCCCGCCGGCTCAACCGCCGGCGGGCAATTACCGGCTGGTCGGCGAGCGCGCCCTGGCGCGCGACTGGAAGGGGCGCGCGGCCGACAATCTGAGCGCAATCCGGCTGGCGCACAGGATCGAGGCCGAGGCGCGGCCGGCGACTGACGAGGAGCGGGCGCGGCTGATCCGGTTCATCGGTTTTGGCGCCAGCGCGCTGGCGAACGGCGTCTTCCGCCGCGCCGGCTCTGGGTTCCGCGAGGGCTGGGACGGACTAGGCGGCGAGCTGGAGCAGCTGGTGTCGGAGGCTGAGCTGGCCGGGCTGGCGCGGGCGACGCAATACGCGCATTTCACGCCCGAGTTCATGGTGCGCGCCATCTGGCGGGCGCTGGAGCGGATGGGGGTCACGGGCGGGCGCATCCTAGAGCCCGGCTGCGGCAGCGGTTTGTTCCTGGCGCTCGCACCCGAAGCGATCGCGGCCAAGGCGGCGTTCACCGGCATCGAGGCCGATCCGGTCACGGCTCGGATCGCGCGGCTTCTGTACCCGCAAGCGTCGATCCGGGTGGAGGACTTCATCAAGGCCGATCTGGCCGAGACCTACGACCTGGCGCTGGGGAACCCGCCGTTCTCGGACCGAATCGTGCGCGGCGACACGCCGTCAAGCCGGCTCGGTCTATCGCTGCACGACTTCTTCATCGCGCGGGCGGTCGAACGTCTGGCGCCGGGCGGCCTGGCCGCGTTCGTCACCAGCCGGTTCACAATGGACAAGGCGAGTGGCCGCGCCCGGGCGCACATCGCCGGGATGGCCGACCTGCTGGGCGCGGTGCGGCTGCCCGAGGGTGCCATGCGCGCTGCTGCCGGCACCGACGTCGTGGTCGACATCATGGTCCTGTGCAAGCGGCGCGAAGACGAGGCGGCGACGGGTCCGGCCTGGCAGGATCTGGTCGAGGTCGCGCCGGCAGAGAACGGCGAGGGCGCGCTCCTGGCCAACCGGTACTATCATGACCATCCCGAGATGGTGCTGGGCACGCATGCCTGGACCAGCGGGCCGCACGGCCCGGCCTACACCTGCCGGCCACGCGACGCGGCGGGACTCGAGGATGCGCTCGACACCGCTTTGGCGCGGCTGCCGCGCGGGGTCGCGGCGGCACCGCAAGACGTCCGCACGCTGCCGGCCGAGGCGACACGGCTCGCGGTCGGCCGGGCCGCCGACGGTGCTGTGCTCAAGGAGGGCAGCTACCTGATCGGCGCGGACGACGCGCTGATGCAGATCACCGGTGGCCGAGCCGTGGCGGTGGCGGTCAAGAACGGCCTGGGCACGGTCGGGATGTTCGCCAAGCACGCCCGGATCGTGCGCCGGCTGATCCCGATCCGCGACGCGCTGCGCGCTGTCTTGCGCGCTCAGGAAGCCGGCGAGTCCTGGGGCGCGGATCAGGGCCGGCTGCGCATGGCCTATGCCGGGTTCGTCGAGCGGTTCGGGCCGATCAACCGGACCATGGTGTCGACCACGCGCGACCCCCGGAGCGGCGAGGAGCGCGAGAGCCTGCGCCGGCCCAATTTGCAGCCGTTCCTGGACGACCCGGATTGCTGGCTGGTCAGCGCGATCGAAGACTACGACGCCGAGACCGGCACGGCGACGCGCGGGCCGATCTTCGAGGAGCGGGTCCTGGCGCCACCGGCGGAACCGGTGATCACCAGCGCCGCCGACGCGCTGGCGGTGGCCCTGCACGAGACCGGCGGGGTCGACTTGGCGAGGATCGCCGAACTGCTCGGCCGATCCGAGGCCGAGGCCCTGGCGCTGCTCGGCGGCTCCGTGTTCCGTGACCCCGAGAGCGGCCGGTTCGAGACTGCCGATGCCTATCTCTCCGGCGCGGTCCGGGCCAAGCTGGCGCTCGCCGAGCAAGCGGCTCTGGACGATGCCGGCTTCGAGCGCAACGTCCAGGCGCTGTGCCACGTGCAGCCGGTGGACCTGCGCCCGTCCGAGATCACGGCGCGGCTCGGCGCGCCGTGGCTGCCGGCCGAGGTGATCGAAGCGTTCGCCGCCGAGGTGATCGGGGTGACGACCCGCGTACGGCACACGGTCGAGATCGCGGCCTGGTCGTTCGAGATCGGCGCCTTCTCCGGCCAGGCATCGGCGACCTCGGAATGGGGCACCGACCGGCGCCATGCCGGCCAGCTGCTGGACGACGCGCTGCACGGCGCGATCCCGCAGATCTGGGACACCTGGCGTGACGAACAGGGCGAGCACCGCGTGCTGAACGCCGAGGCAACCGAGGCGGCCAAGGAGAAGCTGGCCAAGCTCAAAAGCGGGTTCGAGGACTGGATCTGGACCGACCCCGATCGCACCGAGCGCCTGGCGCGGATCTACAACGACCGCTTCAACAATCTGGTGCCGCGCCACTTCGACGGCGGCCATCTGCAGCTGCCGGGCGCGTCCTCGGCGATCCGCCTGCACGCGCACCAGAAACGGGTGATCTGGCGGATGATCGCGTCAGGTGCCACTTACGTGGCGCACAGCGTCGGCGCCGGCAAGACGTTCTCGCTGACAGCCGCGATCATGGAGCAAAAGCGGCTCGGCCTGATCGGCAAGGCGATGCTGGTCGTGCCCGGCCATTGCCTGGCGCAGGCGAGCCGGGATTTCCTGCGGCTCTATCCCAACGCCCGCATCCTGGTCGCCGACGAGAGCACCTTCGTGGCACGCAAGCGGCAGCGCTTCCTGGCCCGTGCGGCGACGGCGAGCTGGGACTGCATCATCATCACGCACAGCGCGTTCAAATTCATCCCGACGCCGACCGCGTTCGAGGACCGGCTGATCCGCGCGGAGCTGCAAGCCTACGAGGAGCTGCTCGAGGCGGCGCCGCGTGATGACCGGCTGACGCGCAAGCGGCTGGAACGGCTCAAGGAGGGTCTGAAGGCCAAGCTCGAGGCCCTGACCGGACGCAAGGACGACATGGTGACGATCGCCGAGCTGGGCGTCGACCAGCTGATCGTCGACGAGGCGCAGGAGTTCCGCAAGCTCAGCTTCGCGACCAACATGACCAGCCTCAAGGGTGTCGATCCGGACGGCTCGCAGCGGGCCTGGGACCTGTTTGTCAAGGCGCGCTTCGTGATGGAGAAGCAGCCACGGCGCGCGCTGATCCTGGCCTCGGGCACGCCGGTCACCAACACGATGGGCGAGCTGTTCACCGCGCAGCGTTTCCTGGCGCCGGATCTGCTGGCCGAGCGCGGCGTGCACGCCTTCGATGCCTGGGCGTCGACCTTCGGCGACACCCGGACCGAGCTCGAGCTGCAACCGTCCGGGCGCTACAAGCCGGTGACGCGCTTCAGCGCCTTCATCAACGTGCCCGAGCTGATCGCGATGTTCCGCAGCGTCGCTGACGTCGTGCTCAAGGACGATCTGAAGGGCGCCTTGCGCGTCCCGGCGATTGAGGGCGGCCAGCGCCAGATCACAACCGTGCCGGCCAGCCCGGCCTTCAAGGCCTACCAGACCAAGCTGGACGCGCGTATCAAGGCGATCGAAGCCCGCCAGGGCAAGGTCGAGAAGGGCGACGACATCCTCCTGGCGGTGATCACCGACGGCCGCCACGCCGCGCTCGACATGCGTTTGGTTGACCTGAGTGCAAAGGACGATCCCGACGCCAAGCTGGCGGCCCTGATCGGCAAGGTCGAGGACGTCTGGCGGACCACGGCGGAGCGGGTCTACCACCGGCCGGACGGCCGAGCGTACCCGCTCAAGGGCGCCGGCCAGCTGATCTTCTCCGATCTCGGCACGCCTTCGGTCGAAGCCAGCCGCGGGTTCAGCGCCTATCGCTGGATCAAGAGCGCGCTGGTGCGCCGCGGGGTGCCGGCGGCGCAGGTCGCCTTCATGCAGGACTTCAAGACCAGCAGCGCCAAGCAGGGTTTGTTCGCCGCGTTCAACGCCGGCCAGGTCCGCATCCTGATCGGCTCGACCCAGACCATGGGCACCGGCGTCAACGTGCAGACGCGACTGGCCGCCTTGCATCATCTCGACGTGCCCTGGCTGCCGTCCGACATCGAGCAGCGCGAGGGCCGGATCGAGCGCCAGGGCAACCAGAACGAGGAGATCGCGATCCATGCCTACGCCACGCTCGGCTCGATGGACGCGCCGATGTGGCAGAACAACGAGCGCAAGGCCCGGTTTATCGCCATGGCGCTGGCGGGCGATCGCAGCGTGCGCCGTCTGGACGACGCCGGCGATCAGGCCAACCAGTTCGCCCTAGCCAAGGCGATCGCCTCGGGCGACCCGCGCCTGATGCGCAAGGCCGGGCTGGAGAGCGAGATCGCCCGGCTCCACCGCCTGCGCGAGGCGCATTGGGACGACCAGCACGCGGTGCGCGGGCGAATCCGTGCGGCCGAGGCGACGATCGCCGCCGCGCCGGCCCGGCTGGCCGCGATCGAGGCCGACCTGGCGCAGCGGATCGACACCCAGGGCGACCGCTTCGCCATGACCATCGAGGAGCGGAGGTTCAGCGAACGGCGCAAGGCCGGCCAAGCGCTCCTGCTCACGCTCGAGCGCGCCCGACGCAGTCGGCGCGACGCAAGCTGGAGCCTCGGCGCGATCGGCGGCTTCACGCTTGGCGCACACGGCCATCGCGCGCCCCACGCGGCGAACCGCTACCAGCTCGACCTGGTGCTCGGGAGGAGCGGCGGGCCGCAGCCGATCGCGGTGGACCCCGAGATCACGCCCTTGGGCCTGATCGCACGCCTGGAACACGTGCTGGGCCAGATCGAGACCGAACGGCTCACGGTCGCCCGCCACCGCGACGAGGCGAGCGTCCGGCTGGCCGACTACCAGGGGCGGCAGGGCCAGACGTTCCCGCACGACGCCGAGCTGGAGCACACCCAGGCCGAGTTGGCCGCGCTCGAGGCCGAGCTCGCCGCCGACACCGGCGCGCCACAAGCGGAAGCCGCCTGA